Proteins encoded together in one Salvia splendens isolate huo1 unplaced genomic scaffold, SspV2 ctg268, whole genome shotgun sequence window:
- the LOC121789524 gene encoding uncharacterized protein LOC121789524, with protein sequence MEKFQQHQWSRAVKSRLSYKNATILVCLFNITTVLLLLHGFLYSPSSKSPISNKALYRHIKESEDIRRTLIPRDLIKRVREIGEDVYVETEQIPQKDAKQTAAVDLRSRLNNFRSYSDAGSNKALEEWRKRKMERRGNVLW encoded by the exons ATGGAGAAATTTCAGCAACATCAATGGTCGAGAGCTGTGAAATCACGGTTATCTTACAAGAACGCCACAATTCTTGTCTGCTTATTCAACATCACCACTGTTCTTCTCTTGCTACATGGCTTCCTCTATTCTCCCTCTTCCAAATCGCCCATCTCTAATAAAG CTCTATACAGGCATATAAAGGAATCCGAAGACATAAGACGCACATTGATTCCTCGTGATCTCATCAAGAGA GTTAGAGAAATTGGAGAGGATGTGTATGTCGAAACAGAACAAATCCCTCAGAAAGATGCGAAGCAGACAGCTGCAGTGGACCTTAGATCAAGATTGAATAATTTCCGTTCGTATTCAGATGCAGGCAGCAACAAAG CACTTGAGGAGTGGCGCAAGCGGAAGATGGAGAGGCGAGGCAACGTTCTTTGGTGA